The Stegostoma tigrinum isolate sSteTig4 chromosome 40, sSteTig4.hap1, whole genome shotgun sequence genome contains the following window.
ATTTATCCTTGTTAAATTCCAGGTGCCACTCTTCAGCTCATGTATCCTTGTTAAATTCCAGGTGCCACTCTTCAGCTCATGTATCCTTGTTAAATTCCAGGTGCCACTCTTCAGCTCATGTATCCTTGTTAAATTCCAGGTGCCACTCTTCAGCTCATGTATCCTTGTTAAATTCCAGGTGTCACTCTTCAGCTCATGTATCCTTGTTAAATTCCAGGTGCCACTCTTCAGCTCATTTATCCTTATTAAATTCCAGGTGCCACTCTTCAGCGCATTTATCCTTGTTAAATTCCAGGTGCCACTCTTCAGctcatttatccatattaaattcCAGGTGTCACTCTTCAGCTCATGTATCCTTGTTAAATTCCAGGTGCCACTCTTCAGCTCATTCATCCTTGTTAAATTCCAGGTGCCACTCTTCAGCTCATTCATCCTTGTTAAATTCCAGGTGCCACTCTTCAGCTCATTTATCCTTATTAAATTCCAGGTGCCACTCTTCAGCTCATTCATCCTTATTAAATTCCAGGTGCCACTCTTCAGCTCATTTATCCTTGTTAAATTCCAGGTGCCACTCTTCAGCTCATTTATCCTTATTAAATTCCAGGTGCCACTCTTCAGCTCATTTATCCTTATTAAATTCCAGGTGCCACTCTTCAGCTCATTTATCCTTATTAAATTCCAGGTGCCACTCTTCAGCTCATTTAATCTTATTAAATTCCAGGTGCCActcttcagctcattgacccaacttatcaagatctctttgtgacCTTAGACAACCATCTTCGCTGTCCACTGTACAACCAAAGTCGGTGTAAACCTCAAACTCAGTAACCATCCTTTCGGTATTTTCCtctgaatcatttatatgaatgacaaataAAAATGGAGCTACTGCCGATCCCTCTGGAACACCGCTGGGCAAAGCATAAAAGAAGTTATCTGCCAATGGGCTAGCACAGATATTCTGGGCCAAGTGGTTTCCTACGGTCTGTAGATTATCTGTCACCACGACAAAGACACACATTTACAGACACCGTGGCACACTGGCATGTAGTAGAAGCTAATATTAATGCATGGGGCCCTGAAtttacagacagaaagaacatataCAAACACTGTGTCTGTTTCA
Protein-coding sequences here:
- the LOC132206634 gene encoding uncharacterized protein LOC132206634 — encoded protein: MNELKSGTWNLIRINELKSGTWNLTRMNELKSGTWNLTRMNELKSGTWNLTRIHELKSDTWNLIWINELKSGTWNLTRINALKSGTWNLIRINELKSGTWNLTRIHELKSDTWNLTRIHELKSGTWNLTRIHELKSGTWNLTRIHELKSGTWNLTRIHELKSGTWNLTRINALKSGTWNLTRIHELKSGTWNLTRIHELKSGTWNLTRIHELKSGTWNLTRIHELKSGTWNLTRINALKSGTWNLTRINARCCALDKIKTAPTVGFKLNPRIVHFPHYALCPLISS